One window from the genome of Candidatus Didemnitutus sp. encodes:
- the sufT gene encoding putative Fe-S cluster assembly protein SufT: MHTLLRDTPATVIPAGDKVTLPAGLNVFITQTLGGNVTVRTEQGLFRIARENADAIGGFQATAETHAAPVGEFSEQLVWDTLKTCFDPEIPVNIVDLGLVYDLAVEKAAAGGHTVQVKMTLTAPGCGMGPVIAEDARAKIAALPTVEKAEVHIVWDPQWTPHMISDVGRKTLGLE; the protein is encoded by the coding sequence GTGCACACGCTCCTCCGCGATACGCCCGCCACGGTCATCCCCGCGGGCGACAAGGTCACGCTGCCCGCCGGGCTGAATGTCTTCATCACCCAGACGCTCGGCGGCAATGTCACGGTGCGCACGGAGCAGGGGCTTTTTCGCATCGCGCGGGAGAACGCGGACGCCATCGGCGGTTTCCAGGCGACCGCGGAGACGCATGCCGCCCCGGTCGGCGAGTTCAGCGAGCAGCTCGTGTGGGACACGCTGAAAACCTGCTTCGATCCTGAGATTCCAGTGAACATCGTCGATCTCGGTCTCGTCTACGACCTTGCTGTCGAGAAAGCGGCGGCAGGCGGGCACACCGTGCAGGTGAAAATGACGCTCACTGCGCCGGGCTGCGGCATGGGGCCGGTAATCGCCGAGGATGCGCGCGCGAAAATCGCCGCGCTGCCGACCGTCGAAAAAGCCGAGGTGCACATCGTGTGGGACCCGCAATGGACGCCGCATATGATCTCGGACGTGGGCCGCAAGACGCTCGGGCTGGAGTGA
- a CDS encoding VOC family protein — protein MDGVRFGHVNLVAADWRRLVKFYSDVFGCVATGTERDLHGELLERGTKLPGAHLRGMHLRLPGHGESGPTLEIFSYEQNASNAAPATPNRVGFGHIAFVVPEVSGAIRSVLAAGGSQYGEAVTTAANGRKVTWVYMRDPEGNLVELQAWSD, from the coding sequence ATGGACGGCGTGCGTTTCGGCCATGTGAATCTGGTCGCGGCCGATTGGCGGCGGTTGGTTAAGTTTTATTCGGACGTGTTCGGCTGTGTTGCCACCGGGACGGAACGCGATCTGCACGGCGAGCTGCTCGAGCGCGGAACGAAACTGCCCGGTGCGCACCTGCGCGGAATGCATCTGCGCCTGCCGGGGCACGGCGAGAGCGGGCCGACGCTGGAAATTTTCTCCTACGAACAGAACGCTTCGAACGCGGCGCCGGCGACGCCAAACCGGGTGGGCTTCGGGCACATCGCGTTCGTGGTGCCGGAGGTGAGCGGGGCAATTCGCTCGGTGCTTGCTGCGGGCGGCTCGCAATACGGCGAAGCGGTCACGACGGCAGCGAACGGGCGAAAAGTCACCTGGGTCTATATGCGCGACCCGGAGGGCAACTTGGTGGAGTTGCAGGCTTGGAGTGATTGA
- the scpB gene encoding SMC-Scp complex subunit ScpB, whose amino-acid sequence MAFDLKRVLKVMLFASNGPLAVKDIQTAFTRFHEQADSLPFESESEAAEPVAEVAGEVAAVATEAEMVATDAPAAETAPAAETAPVTEAAELVVPPTEEDEIYRDVPSLITTAQIREAMDAISQELRDTNSEVLIVENHSGWRLVTHPRYARWVRLLRNEPPPVRLTASAIETLAVIAYRQPTTRAEIEQIRGVSAEAGIAKLLERDLIYVVGRADLPGRPTQFGTTDAFLEFVGIKSLDELPASDVLSPRQIDAWLNTSNNPRPASDGDMGLDETQPSQMTLDQAPAVATEGGEAPVATDDAPAEREPKTE is encoded by the coding sequence ATGGCCTTCGATCTCAAACGTGTGCTCAAAGTGATGCTGTTCGCCTCAAACGGACCGCTCGCGGTGAAAGACATCCAGACCGCTTTCACGCGGTTCCACGAGCAGGCGGACAGCCTGCCGTTTGAGAGCGAGAGCGAGGCCGCCGAACCGGTCGCGGAAGTCGCCGGTGAGGTGGCTGCGGTCGCGACGGAGGCGGAGATGGTGGCGACGGATGCGCCGGCGGCCGAGACCGCACCGGCGGCTGAGACCGCGCCGGTGACGGAAGCCGCCGAGTTGGTCGTGCCGCCGACCGAGGAAGACGAGATTTATCGCGATGTGCCGTCGCTCATCACCACCGCGCAAATCCGCGAGGCGATGGATGCGATCTCGCAGGAATTGCGCGACACGAACAGCGAAGTGCTGATCGTCGAGAACCACAGCGGCTGGCGCCTGGTCACGCATCCGCGTTATGCGCGCTGGGTGCGCTTGCTGCGCAACGAGCCGCCGCCGGTGCGCCTGACGGCTTCGGCGATCGAGACGCTAGCGGTTATCGCTTATCGCCAGCCGACGACGCGCGCCGAGATCGAGCAAATCCGCGGCGTGTCGGCGGAGGCCGGCATCGCGAAGCTGCTCGAGCGCGACTTGATTTACGTGGTCGGGCGCGCGGATTTGCCGGGCCGGCCGACGCAGTTCGGCACGACGGATGCGTTTCTGGAATTTGTCGGCATCAAGTCGCTCGACGAGTTGCCGGCGTCCGATGTCCTTTCGCCGCGGCAGATCGATGCGTGGCTGAATACGTCCAACAACCCGCGGCCGGCCAGCGATGGCGACATGGGTCTCGACGAGACGCAGCCGAGCCAGATGACGCTCGACCAGGCGCCGGCTGTCGCCACCGAGGGCGGTGAAGCGCCGGTCGCAACCGACGACGCACCGGCCGAACGCGAGCCGAAGACCGAGTGA
- the lpxI gene encoding UDP-2,3-diacylglucosamine diphosphatase LpxI (LpxI, functionally equivalent to LpxH, replaces it in LPS biosynthesis in a minority of bacteria.), producing the protein MLSAFLPPNFDPRRPVALIAGRGHYPLFTANAIRAAGVPLRLIAIEEETMPELFDSVPAAERIEVNAGQLGKMLGALKDFGAGYALMAGQVKPKKLFHGLTPDLKAAQILFSLKRRNAETIFGAIAAEIEKLGITLLDARAFIDDHMAHAGPMAGKKLPVDREYLDHGIHIAREIARLDIGQGCVVRKGTVLAVEAFEGTDEMLRRAGAFKTDETLFVKVVKEKQDFRFDVPVFGLRTLETMREAGLAAAALEAGKVIVLDKAAVLAQAKTWGISLYGF; encoded by the coding sequence GTGCTCTCCGCCTTCCTGCCGCCGAACTTCGACCCGCGCCGCCCCGTCGCCCTCATTGCCGGCCGCGGCCATTACCCGCTGTTCACGGCCAACGCCATTCGCGCCGCCGGCGTCCCGCTGCGCCTCATCGCCATCGAGGAGGAGACGATGCCCGAGCTGTTCGACAGCGTTCCCGCCGCCGAACGCATCGAGGTCAACGCCGGCCAGCTCGGCAAAATGCTCGGTGCACTGAAGGACTTCGGCGCCGGCTACGCGCTCATGGCCGGCCAGGTCAAACCCAAGAAACTCTTCCACGGCCTCACACCCGATCTGAAAGCCGCGCAAATCCTCTTCTCACTGAAACGCCGCAACGCCGAGACCATCTTCGGCGCCATCGCGGCCGAGATCGAGAAACTCGGGATCACGCTCCTCGACGCCCGCGCCTTCATCGACGACCACATGGCCCACGCCGGCCCGATGGCCGGCAAGAAACTCCCCGTCGACCGCGAATATCTCGACCACGGCATCCACATCGCCCGCGAAATCGCCCGCCTCGACATCGGCCAAGGCTGCGTCGTGCGCAAAGGCACTGTGCTCGCCGTCGAGGCCTTCGAAGGCACCGACGAGATGCTCCGCCGCGCCGGCGCGTTCAAGACCGACGAAACGCTCTTCGTCAAAGTCGTGAAGGAGAAACAGGACTTTCGCTTCGACGTGCCCGTCTTCGGCCTCCGCACGCTGGAAACCATGCGCGAAGCCGGCCTCGCCGCCGCCGCGCTCGAAGCCGGCAAGGTCATCGTCCTCGACAAAGCCGCCGTGCTCGCGCAGGCGAAAACCTGGGGCATCTCGCTCTACGGATTCTGA
- a CDS encoding glucose-6-phosphate isomerase, whose amino-acid sequence MSWDRFKSLYFHAPKLGFGLDISRMPFPDGYLESMAPRLEKAFADMAALEKGAIANPDENRMVGHYWLRNAELAPTPELKDAITRTVDSIKEFVAAVHAGDIAPPSGGKFKDLLVVGIGGSALGPQLVNHALGRPNGRRDKMRVTFFDNTDPDGMDYVLAELGSRLKQTLVVVISKSGGTVETRNGMLEAAAAFKQAALDYPKHFVAVTGEGSKLDQIAQKEGWLARFPMWDWVGGRTSELSAVGLLPAALQGIKIDQMLAGAAAMDELTRKPKLRENPAALLALTWYWATDGKGAKDMVVLPYKDRLLLFSRYLQQLVMESLGKEFDLAGNVVNQGIAVYGNKGSTDQHAYVQQLREGVNNFFVTFIEVLKDRSGDALEVEAGGITSGDYLQGFFLGTRDALSEKDRHSITVTVADVSPKTLGQLIALYERAVGLYASLVGINAYHQPGVEAGKKAATAVIALRGQIVAALKAAPGQAFTADALAAQIGETAKAELVFKVLEHLAANPGNGVAKTAKKPWFESTYAANA is encoded by the coding sequence ATGAGCTGGGACCGTTTCAAGTCACTTTACTTCCACGCGCCGAAGCTCGGCTTCGGCCTCGACATCTCCCGGATGCCGTTCCCCGACGGCTACCTCGAATCGATGGCTCCACGCCTCGAAAAGGCCTTCGCCGACATGGCCGCCCTCGAAAAAGGCGCCATCGCGAACCCCGACGAGAACCGCATGGTCGGCCACTACTGGCTGCGCAACGCCGAGCTCGCGCCCACGCCCGAGCTGAAGGACGCCATCACGCGCACCGTCGACTCGATCAAGGAATTCGTCGCCGCCGTGCACGCCGGCGACATCGCTCCGCCCTCCGGCGGCAAGTTCAAGGACCTGCTCGTCGTCGGCATCGGCGGCTCCGCCCTCGGCCCGCAACTCGTCAACCACGCCCTCGGCCGCCCGAACGGCCGCCGCGACAAGATGCGCGTCACCTTCTTCGACAACACCGATCCCGACGGCATGGACTACGTGCTCGCCGAACTCGGCTCGCGCCTGAAGCAGACTCTCGTCGTCGTCATTTCCAAATCCGGCGGCACCGTCGAAACGCGCAACGGCATGCTCGAAGCCGCCGCCGCCTTCAAGCAGGCCGCCCTCGATTACCCGAAGCACTTCGTTGCCGTCACGGGCGAAGGCTCCAAGCTCGACCAGATCGCGCAAAAGGAAGGCTGGCTCGCCCGCTTCCCGATGTGGGACTGGGTCGGCGGTCGCACCTCCGAACTCTCCGCCGTCGGCCTCCTGCCCGCCGCGCTCCAAGGCATCAAGATCGACCAGATGCTCGCCGGCGCCGCCGCGATGGACGAGCTCACCCGCAAGCCGAAGCTCCGCGAAAACCCCGCCGCGCTCCTCGCGCTCACCTGGTATTGGGCCACCGACGGCAAAGGCGCCAAGGATATGGTCGTCCTCCCCTACAAGGACCGCCTGCTGCTCTTCTCGCGCTACCTCCAGCAACTCGTGATGGAGTCGCTCGGCAAGGAATTCGATCTCGCCGGCAACGTCGTCAACCAAGGCATCGCCGTTTACGGCAACAAGGGCTCGACCGACCAGCACGCCTACGTGCAGCAGCTCCGCGAAGGCGTGAACAACTTCTTCGTCACCTTCATCGAAGTCCTCAAGGACCGCAGCGGCGACGCCCTCGAAGTCGAAGCCGGCGGCATCACCAGCGGCGATTACCTGCAAGGCTTCTTCCTCGGCACGCGCGACGCGCTCTCCGAGAAAGACCGCCACTCGATCACCGTCACGGTCGCCGACGTCTCGCCGAAAACCCTCGGCCAGCTCATCGCCCTCTACGAGCGCGCCGTAGGTCTCTACGCCTCCCTCGTCGGCATCAACGCCTACCATCAGCCCGGCGTCGAGGCCGGCAAGAAGGCCGCCACCGCCGTCATCGCGCTCCGCGGCCAGATCGTCGCCGCCCTCAAAGCCGCGCCCGGACAGGCATTCACCGCCGACGCCCTCGCCGCGCAAATCGGCGAAACCGCGAAAGCCGAGCTCGTCTTCAAAGTCCTCGAACACCTCGCCGCCAACCCCGGCAACGGCGTCGCGAAAACCGCGAAGAAGCCGTGGTTCGAAAGCACATACGCGGCGAACGCGTAA
- a CDS encoding tRNA-dihydrouridine synthase family protein, giving the protein MTAQGPTAATGPAVALPQTLPPPIAPGQPLTALAPMQDVTDLPFMRVMAHYGAPDYFFTEFFRVHAQSRPEKHIVRSIVENKTGRPVFAQLIGEEISHMVRTVRELLKLPVAGIDLNMGCPAPKIYKKNVGGGLLRDPAKIDELLGALRASVPGLFTVKMRIGFDSTDNYRRILDLIAKHRVDLLSVHGRTVKEGYRSDVHYDFIAEAARTVPCPVLANGNVTSAARAATVIAETHAAGLMIGRHAIRNPWIFRQCRERFAATPVYAPALRDVRGYIDHLYRETRQADIPEAAHVAKMKKYLNFVGQSVDAQGAFLHDMRRAMTEAELFAVCDRHLLSEPDRPFADEPYAGVIARPNCETPHASCSLDTITA; this is encoded by the coding sequence ATGACCGCTCAGGGGCCCACCGCCGCGACCGGCCCCGCCGTCGCGCTGCCGCAAACGTTGCCGCCGCCGATCGCGCCCGGCCAGCCGCTCACCGCGCTCGCGCCGATGCAGGACGTCACCGACCTGCCCTTCATGCGCGTCATGGCGCACTACGGCGCGCCGGACTATTTCTTCACCGAATTCTTCCGCGTCCACGCCCAGTCGCGTCCGGAGAAACACATCGTCCGCTCCATCGTCGAGAACAAGACCGGACGCCCGGTCTTTGCCCAACTCATCGGCGAGGAAATCAGCCACATGGTCCGCACCGTGCGCGAGCTCCTCAAGCTCCCCGTCGCCGGCATCGACCTCAACATGGGCTGCCCCGCCCCGAAGATCTACAAGAAGAACGTCGGCGGCGGCCTGCTCCGCGATCCGGCGAAAATCGACGAGCTCCTCGGCGCTCTCCGCGCCAGCGTCCCCGGCCTCTTCACCGTGAAGATGCGCATCGGTTTCGATTCGACCGACAATTACCGCCGCATCCTCGACCTCATCGCCAAGCACCGCGTCGATCTCCTCAGCGTCCACGGCCGCACCGTGAAGGAAGGCTACCGCAGCGACGTGCATTACGACTTCATCGCCGAAGCCGCGCGCACCGTGCCCTGCCCCGTCCTCGCCAACGGCAACGTCACGTCCGCCGCCCGCGCCGCCACCGTCATCGCCGAGACACACGCCGCCGGCCTCATGATCGGCCGCCACGCCATTCGCAATCCGTGGATTTTCCGCCAATGCCGCGAACGCTTCGCCGCCACGCCAGTCTACGCGCCAGCGCTCCGCGACGTCCGCGGCTACATCGATCACCTCTACCGCGAGACGCGCCAAGCCGACATTCCTGAAGCCGCCCACGTCGCGAAGATGAAGAAATATCTGAACTTCGTCGGTCAATCCGTGGACGCGCAAGGTGCGTTCCTGCACGACATGCGCCGCGCCATGACCGAAGCCGAGCTCTTCGCCGTCTGCGACCGCCACCTGCTCTCCGAGCCAGATCGGCCGTTCGCCGACGAGCCCTACGCTGGCGTCATCGCCCGGCCGAACTGCGAGACGCCGCACGCAAGCTGTTCGCTCGACACAATCACTGCCTGA
- a CDS encoding TonB-dependent receptor, translating into MSSEKKELLTTNRKALTINLDGTRYGTIAEIGAGQEVARVFFQAGSASGSIAKTMSAYDMTFSDAIYGKAPRYVSRERLQTMLHHEYALLKERLSDKRGDRTRFFVFANTVAAKSAKVADGHGWLGIRFQHEPLAEPSEIMIHVRMWDKKNVLQQEALGIVGTNLIYAAFYYLDDPELLITSLADNLGTDRIEVDMVKLIGPAFRHVDNRLLALYLVKHGLTNAVLFSPGGEMLQPSEAFYNRPILVERGSFRPVTHVNVDMLNCATAQFLQEPTVKGKDIVVLMEITMNNLLAGGELDIADFLSRVDMLGHIGFTVLISNYSEFYRLSTYFRRYTKEMIGIALGINTLLEIFNEKYYEHLEGGILESMGRMFRHSVKLYVYPMRAATSEKLITAGTEHQAGDATSPTELITAKNVHVARHLRYLYRHLLENNAIDSITGFNDDYLAIFSNEVLRMIKTGDPTWERLVPSKVAALIKARKLLGYVDAKPAPVAAK; encoded by the coding sequence ATGAGCAGCGAGAAGAAAGAACTCCTCACCACGAACCGCAAGGCGCTGACGATCAATCTCGACGGCACGCGCTACGGCACCATCGCCGAAATCGGCGCCGGTCAGGAGGTCGCCCGCGTGTTCTTCCAAGCCGGCAGCGCCTCCGGCTCCATCGCGAAAACCATGTCGGCCTACGACATGACGTTCAGCGACGCCATCTACGGCAAAGCCCCGCGCTATGTCTCGCGCGAGCGCCTGCAGACGATGCTGCACCACGAATACGCGCTGCTGAAGGAACGTCTCTCCGACAAACGCGGTGACCGCACGCGCTTCTTCGTCTTCGCTAACACCGTCGCCGCCAAGTCCGCCAAGGTCGCCGACGGCCACGGCTGGCTCGGCATCCGCTTCCAACACGAGCCCCTCGCCGAACCGAGCGAGATCATGATCCACGTCCGCATGTGGGACAAAAAGAACGTCCTCCAACAGGAAGCGCTCGGCATCGTCGGCACCAACCTCATCTACGCCGCCTTCTACTACCTCGACGACCCCGAACTGCTCATCACCTCGCTCGCCGACAACCTCGGCACCGATCGCATCGAGGTCGACATGGTGAAGCTCATCGGCCCGGCCTTCCGCCACGTCGACAACCGCCTCCTCGCCCTCTACCTCGTAAAGCACGGTCTGACCAACGCCGTGCTCTTCTCGCCCGGCGGCGAGATGCTCCAGCCGTCCGAAGCCTTCTACAACCGCCCGATTCTCGTCGAACGCGGCAGCTTCCGCCCCGTCACGCACGTCAACGTCGACATGCTCAACTGCGCCACCGCGCAGTTCCTCCAGGAACCCACCGTCAAGGGCAAGGACATCGTCGTCCTCATGGAAATCACCATGAACAACCTGCTCGCCGGCGGCGAACTCGACATCGCGGACTTTCTCTCGCGCGTCGACATGCTCGGCCACATCGGGTTCACGGTGCTCATCTCGAACTACTCCGAGTTCTACCGCCTCTCGACCTACTTCCGCCGCTACACGAAGGAGATGATCGGCATCGCCCTCGGCATCAACACGCTCCTCGAGATCTTCAACGAGAAATACTACGAACACCTCGAAGGCGGCATCCTCGAATCGATGGGCCGCATGTTCCGCCACTCGGTGAAACTCTACGTCTACCCGATGCGCGCCGCCACCTCGGAGAAACTCATCACCGCCGGCACCGAGCATCAGGCCGGCGACGCCACCTCGCCCACCGAACTCATCACGGCCAAGAACGTCCATGTCGCGCGCCACCTGCGCTACCTCTACCGCCATCTGCTCGAAAACAACGCCATCGACTCGATCACCGGCTTCAACGACGACTACCTCGCGATTTTCTCGAACGAAGTGCTGCGCATGATCAAGACCGGCGATCCGACCTGGGAGCGCCTCGTCCCCTCCAAAGTCGCCGCCCTCATCAAGGCGCGCAAACTCCTCGGCTACGTCGACGCCAAACCTGCTCCCGTCGCCGCGAAGTAG
- a CDS encoding Gfo/Idh/MocA family oxidoreductase encodes MSAARLRVGVIGAGANTRAKHLPLLRAIPGVEIVAVANRSRESSERVAREFGIARVAPDAQAIIAAADIDVVVIGTWPYLHAELSIAALRAGKHVLTEARMARDLAEAQAMLSELRKHPQLVAQIVPAPFSLPFDATIVDWLRGGKLGVVREVHATFTHGALANPAAPFSWRQDFALSGKNTMFLGIFYEMVRRWLGRDPESVVADAAIFTKTRRDERGAEHEVKIPESVSVLGRYADGARLVMHLSGVETSASRNEIRVNGSDGAVRADFAADELWFAPRGGAERRVEIAPKKRGEWRVEADFVDSIREGKPVTLTDFASGVRYMAFTDAVWESWNRGGARVALPE; translated from the coding sequence ATGAGCGCGGCGCGACTTCGGGTCGGCGTCATCGGAGCCGGCGCGAACACGCGCGCCAAACATTTGCCGCTGTTGCGCGCGATCCCCGGCGTGGAAATCGTCGCGGTGGCGAACCGCTCGCGCGAATCGAGCGAGCGTGTGGCGCGGGAGTTCGGCATCGCGCGCGTTGCGCCCGACGCGCAGGCGATCATCGCGGCGGCGGACATCGATGTGGTCGTGATCGGCACGTGGCCTTATTTGCACGCGGAGCTGTCGATCGCGGCGCTGCGCGCGGGCAAGCACGTGCTCACGGAAGCGCGCATGGCGCGCGATCTCGCGGAGGCGCAGGCGATGCTGTCGGAGTTGAGGAAGCATCCGCAACTGGTCGCGCAGATCGTGCCGGCACCGTTTTCGCTGCCGTTCGATGCAACGATCGTCGACTGGTTGCGCGGCGGAAAGCTCGGTGTCGTGCGCGAGGTGCACGCGACGTTCACGCACGGTGCGCTGGCGAATCCGGCGGCGCCGTTCAGCTGGCGGCAGGATTTCGCGTTGAGCGGCAAGAACACCATGTTCCTCGGGATTTTCTACGAGATGGTGCGGCGCTGGCTCGGGCGCGATCCGGAGAGCGTGGTGGCGGACGCGGCGATTTTCACGAAGACCCGGCGCGACGAGCGCGGTGCGGAGCACGAGGTGAAAATCCCCGAGAGTGTGAGCGTGCTGGGTCGCTACGCCGACGGCGCGCGGCTCGTGATGCACTTGAGCGGCGTGGAAACGAGCGCGTCGCGGAATGAGATTCGCGTGAACGGCAGCGATGGCGCGGTGCGGGCGGATTTTGCGGCGGACGAATTGTGGTTCGCACCGCGCGGCGGGGCGGAGCGGCGTGTGGAGATCGCACCGAAGAAACGCGGCGAGTGGCGGGTCGAGGCGGATTTCGTGGACAGCATCCGCGAGGGGAAGCCGGTCACGCTGACGGATTTCGCGAGTGGCGTGCGCTACATGGCGTTCACGGACGCCGTGTGGGAGTCGTGGAATCGCGGCGGCGCGCGAGTGGCGCTGCCGGAGTGA
- the sppA gene encoding signal peptide peptidase SppA — MKNFFTSFFATLSALLVFCFGSVVVFFIFVGMLAALGGDKKVTVAPGSYLVVDLNANIQDAPEQMEGFEKFAEVFGGRSNTTLQLRQVTRALEAAAKDSDIRGVLLRGQLSPVGYGTSLASLREVRGALEKFRASGKPVKAYLSFATTREFYLASAASQVTLDPYGGILLPGLASQPMFFAGAFEKFGIGVQVTRVGKYKSAVEPYTRKDMSPENRAQIQKLLDDVWGELVTSIEQSRGLAAGSLQKVVDTEGILRPKAAIEAKLVDREAYWDVVLEELKADTGRKGGKETFKQIGLKEYAKLVPGDGVVARRATEVKIDPSAKGKIAIVYAEGEIADGDGREQGVIYGDKVARQLRELRLDDSIKAVVLRVNSPGGSASASETIQREVRLVREKKPIVVSMGGLAASGGYWISTYGDRIFAEPTTITGSIGVFGMFLNFQGLATDKLGLTFDMVKTGKFADALTVTRPKTPEELAMFQHMVDWIYDEFTRKVAESRKLDIAVVREIAQGRVWSGAEGKKLGLVDEIGGLQDAVKYAAQKANLGEKFRVVELPRKKPFAEALSEALDNRRHEQAVKGPAGLLVQQITTELESLSRFNDPQGIYARLPLNLRLQ; from the coding sequence ATGAAGAATTTCTTCACGTCGTTTTTCGCGACGCTGTCCGCCTTGCTGGTGTTCTGCTTCGGCAGCGTCGTCGTGTTTTTCATTTTCGTGGGCATGCTCGCCGCCCTCGGGGGCGATAAAAAGGTCACGGTGGCGCCCGGTTCCTATCTGGTCGTCGACCTGAATGCGAACATCCAGGACGCGCCCGAGCAGATGGAGGGTTTTGAGAAATTCGCGGAGGTCTTCGGCGGCCGCAGCAACACGACGCTGCAATTACGCCAAGTCACGCGGGCGCTCGAGGCAGCGGCGAAGGACAGCGACATCCGCGGCGTGCTCCTGCGCGGGCAGCTGTCGCCGGTGGGCTACGGCACCAGTCTCGCGAGCTTGCGCGAGGTGCGGGGCGCGCTCGAGAAGTTCCGGGCGTCGGGCAAGCCGGTGAAGGCCTATCTGTCGTTCGCGACCACGCGTGAGTTCTATCTCGCCTCGGCGGCGAGCCAGGTGACCCTTGATCCTTACGGCGGCATTCTGCTGCCCGGCCTCGCGTCGCAGCCGATGTTCTTCGCCGGAGCGTTCGAGAAATTCGGCATCGGTGTGCAGGTCACGCGCGTGGGCAAATACAAGTCCGCGGTGGAGCCCTACACGCGCAAAGACATGAGCCCGGAGAACCGCGCGCAGATTCAGAAGCTGCTCGACGATGTTTGGGGCGAGTTGGTCACGAGCATCGAGCAAAGTCGCGGTCTCGCCGCTGGCTCGCTACAGAAGGTCGTCGATACCGAAGGCATTCTCCGTCCCAAGGCGGCGATCGAGGCGAAGCTGGTGGACCGCGAAGCCTATTGGGATGTCGTGCTCGAGGAGCTGAAGGCCGATACGGGCCGCAAGGGGGGCAAGGAAACGTTCAAGCAGATCGGCCTGAAGGAATACGCGAAACTCGTCCCCGGCGACGGCGTCGTCGCACGGCGCGCGACAGAGGTCAAAATCGATCCGAGTGCGAAAGGCAAAATCGCGATCGTCTACGCCGAAGGCGAAATCGCCGATGGCGACGGCCGCGAGCAAGGCGTGATCTACGGCGACAAGGTCGCGCGCCAGCTGCGTGAGTTGCGCCTCGACGATTCGATCAAGGCGGTCGTCCTCCGCGTGAACAGCCCGGGCGGCAGCGCGTCGGCTTCGGAGACGATCCAGCGCGAGGTGCGCCTCGTGCGCGAGAAGAAGCCGATCGTGGTCTCGATGGGCGGGCTGGCGGCTTCCGGCGGCTATTGGATTTCGACTTATGGCGACCGCATTTTCGCGGAGCCGACGACGATCACGGGATCGATCGGCGTGTTCGGCATGTTCCTGAATTTCCAAGGACTCGCGACCGACAAGCTCGGCCTGACCTTCGACATGGTGAAGACCGGCAAATTTGCCGACGCGCTCACCGTCACGCGTCCGAAGACGCCGGAGGAACTGGCGATGTTCCAGCACATGGTGGATTGGATCTACGACGAGTTCACCCGCAAGGTGGCGGAGTCGCGCAAGCTCGACATCGCGGTCGTGCGCGAGATCGCGCAGGGTCGCGTATGGTCCGGCGCCGAAGGCAAGAAGCTCGGCCTCGTCGACGAGATCGGCGGATTGCAGGACGCCGTGAAATACGCCGCGCAGAAGGCGAATCTCGGCGAGAAGTTCCGCGTCGTCGAATTGCCGCGCAAGAAGCCGTTCGCCGAGGCTTTGTCCGAGGCGCTGGACAACCGCCGCCATGAACAGGCGGTGAAGGGGCCGGCCGGATTGCTCGTGCAGCAAATCACGACCGAGCTGGAATCGCTCTCCCGGTTCAACGATCCGCAGGGCATCTACGCGCGCCTGCCGCTCAATCTGCGACTCCAGTAA
- a CDS encoding bifunctional nuclease family protein: MSDVVEVGIKGLMPTANGCAVFLGNDDKTFVIYVDPSVGSAISMTINNVKKERPLTHDLIGHLFLGFGISLERVVINDVNEGTYFARIILTMQNELGRKILELDSRPSDSIVLALQQKRPIFVSHRVFDAVEDMTEILERVLKQQKEEQTGEEEQ; this comes from the coding sequence ATGAGTGACGTCGTCGAAGTCGGAATCAAAGGCCTCATGCCCACGGCCAACGGCTGCGCCGTGTTCCTCGGCAACGACGACAAGACCTTCGTCATCTACGTCGATCCCAGCGTCGGCAGCGCGATTTCGATGACGATCAACAACGTCAAGAAGGAGCGCCCGCTCACCCACGACCTCATCGGGCATCTGTTCCTCGGCTTCGGCATCAGCCTCGAGCGCGTGGTCATCAACGACGTCAACGAAGGCACCTATTTCGCCCGCATCATCCTCACGATGCAAAACGAGCTCGGTCGCAAGATCCTCGAGCTCGACTCGCGCCCCAGCGACTCGATCGTCCTCGCGCTCCAGCAGAAGCGCCCGATATTCGTCTCGCACCGCGTGTTCGACGCCGTCGAGGACATGACCGAGATCCTCGAGCGCGTGCTCAAGCAGCAGAAGGAAGAACAGACCGGCGAGGAGGAGCAGTAG